A DNA window from Cytobacillus sp. IB215665 contains the following coding sequences:
- a CDS encoding MerR family transcriptional regulator codes for MKIGQFANENNISIDTVRHYMDMGLIAPEKTTGQYQFGERCQEDLKDIIYLKNLGFKLSEIKTIYQYRRIGKLSSLQYNQYYKRLFEEKFVEIDNKIIEYEKIKSNLQAEIDHFDTTKNQVIKQMGMKLSAASLLECNECQQEINIIDGDIQNNQILNGVLQCNCNEQYLIKDGILFTSTTIKDSYKLRDQKKVINEFSDFMYDYIKETDEQFIDNVYKSLDWSYSRVDFEQLQYKNILHLGTGIGTSLRYIYESLPQDCLYIALEPNYKKMQVLKSILESYETQKNILFICSDFLNIPIKQHSIDFLIDTGTSTYSLNHEEFLLQKVQGYLKEHSHLMGSYVCYENFHINNNINRDFRKNFQLEVIKEKIESLNFERKEETTFTYIESHPGRYELNILKGEKTYNYLYIGKRLG; via the coding sequence GTGAAAATAGGACAATTTGCGAATGAAAATAACATAAGCATTGATACGGTAAGACATTATATGGATATGGGATTGATTGCACCTGAAAAAACTACTGGTCAATATCAATTTGGGGAGAGATGTCAAGAGGACTTAAAAGATATAATTTACTTAAAAAATTTAGGATTCAAATTAAGTGAAATTAAAACTATATATCAATATAGAAGGATCGGTAAACTTTCATCACTTCAATATAATCAATATTATAAAAGGTTATTTGAAGAAAAATTTGTAGAGATTGATAATAAAATAATTGAATATGAAAAAATAAAAAGTAATTTACAAGCTGAAATTGACCATTTTGATACTACAAAGAACCAGGTAATAAAGCAAATGGGTATGAAGTTATCTGCAGCATCGTTATTGGAATGTAATGAATGCCAACAAGAAATAAATATAATTGACGGAGATATACAGAACAATCAAATCTTAAACGGTGTACTACAATGTAACTGTAATGAACAATACCTAATAAAGGATGGTATTTTATTTACTTCCACTACAATCAAAGATTCTTATAAACTTCGAGATCAAAAAAAAGTAATTAATGAATTTAGTGATTTTATGTATGATTACATAAAGGAAACAGATGAACAGTTTATAGATAACGTATATAAATCTCTAGATTGGTCTTATAGTAGGGTCGACTTCGAACAGCTTCAATATAAAAATATTTTACATCTGGGAACTGGAATAGGAACTTCCTTAAGGTATATATATGAATCACTACCACAGGATTGTTTATATATAGCATTAGAGCCAAATTATAAAAAGATGCAGGTTCTAAAGAGCATCCTTGAATCCTATGAAACTCAAAAGAATATACTATTTATATGCTCTGACTTTTTAAATATACCAATTAAACAACATTCGATCGATTTTTTAATTGATACTGGTACATCAACTTATAGTCTTAACCACGAGGAATTTTTACTTCAAAAGGTGCAGGGGTATTTAAAAGAACACAGTCATTTAATGGGAAGCTATGTATGTTACGAAAATTTCCATATAAACAATAACATTAACAGAGACTTCCGAAAGAACTTTCAGTTGGAAGTGATTAAAGAAAAAATAGAAAGTCTGAATTTTGAACGGAAAGAAGAAACGACTTTTACTTACATTGAAAGCCATCCTGGAAGGTATGAGTTAAACATTTTAAAAGGAGAAAAAACATATAACTATCTGTACATAGGTAAAAGATTGGGTTAA
- a CDS encoding PadR family transcriptional regulator translates to MSQTQMLKGILDGCLLAIIHGKECYGYEMAERLSEYGFGAVSEGTIYPLLMRMQREGLVTSVRKSSTAGPKRKYYSLTEKGINALDDFLSRWSQLEKSVNAVIKQETKRKG, encoded by the coding sequence ATGTCACAAACACAAATGCTGAAAGGAATCTTAGATGGTTGTCTATTGGCAATTATACATGGCAAAGAGTGCTATGGATATGAGATGGCTGAACGGTTAAGTGAGTATGGGTTTGGTGCAGTAAGTGAAGGAACAATCTATCCTTTGTTAATGAGAATGCAGCGTGAAGGCCTCGTAACCTCTGTACGTAAAAGTTCAACAGCAGGCCCAAAAAGAAAGTACTATTCACTTACAGAAAAAGGAATTAATGCTTTGGATGATTTTTTAAGTAGATGGAGTCAACTTGAGAAAAGTGTTAATGCAGTTATTAAACAAGAAACAAAAAGGAAAGGTTGA
- a CDS encoding DUF1129 family protein, whose translation MKRHQLSDKSKEFIDDLRLYLFSSGKNDSEINEIAEELEVHLIEAEKHGKSIDQIVGASPKEYMKNISNEMKTDYKLWAKYVPLFVISTLSFSILGDLFQGTLSYSLLQIVGTILFSLMFAGGVFITFRYTASNQVSKLTEFLILLLPIIITLTFFVGLMVVDTFYKTPTINFDWLGSLVIGLIVLTFLVLFSIWAKTPVMFVILIALHLPTVILSLTTYSEDVRLIIGMVITYFIIGIYLFLEFKKLKRKRMTDAK comes from the coding sequence ATGAAACGACATCAACTATCTGATAAAAGTAAGGAATTTATTGATGATTTAAGGTTGTACTTATTTTCAAGTGGAAAAAATGATAGTGAAATTAATGAAATTGCTGAAGAGCTTGAGGTTCATCTTATTGAAGCTGAAAAGCATGGTAAGTCAATTGATCAAATAGTGGGGGCTTCACCCAAAGAATATATGAAAAATATTTCAAATGAGATGAAAACCGATTATAAGTTGTGGGCGAAATATGTTCCCCTCTTTGTTATTAGTACATTGTCATTTTCTATCTTAGGAGATTTATTTCAAGGTACATTAAGTTATAGTCTATTGCAAATCGTAGGAACAATTTTGTTTAGTTTGATGTTCGCTGGAGGAGTTTTTATAACTTTTCGCTATACTGCTAGCAATCAAGTTTCAAAGTTAACAGAATTTCTTATTTTGTTACTTCCAATTATTATTACCTTAACATTCTTTGTAGGCTTAATGGTAGTCGATACATTTTATAAAACCCCAACTATCAACTTTGATTGGTTAGGTAGTCTAGTTATTGGCTTAATTGTTCTGACTTTTTTAGTTTTATTTTCAATTTGGGCAAAGACTCCTGTTATGTTTGTTATTTTGATAGCACTTCATCTACCGACAGTTATATTATCGCTCACTACATATAGCGAAGATGTACGGTTGATTATTGGGATGGTTATAACATATTTCATAATAGGAATCTATTTGTTCTTGGAATTTAAGAAACTAAAGAGAAAAAGAATGACAGATGCTAAATAA